The following proteins are encoded in a genomic region of Triticum dicoccoides isolate Atlit2015 ecotype Zavitan chromosome 1B, WEW_v2.0, whole genome shotgun sequence:
- the LOC119341993 gene encoding uncharacterized protein At5g19025-like, whose product MAPSSSRSHSHSGGGGGGHVSLSLSPSSCRHTPSSATLDLLILLLVLFSLAFLLASSLAHVSRSLSPLLASPPAAAALASAAAALPYFAAGLPYVAAAAVLATAAFLSCRRLPRRRCRNPRCRGLRKALEFDVQLQSEEAVRAGGGSTVGGADAAMWREIETLPWKGGQSGNNPDYECLRAELRRMAPPNGRAVLLFRNRCGCPVAKLEGWGTPKSKRRNKKGTQGSSLDGGVR is encoded by the exons ATGGCGCCGTCCTCCTCCCGCTCCCACTCCCActccggcggcgggggcggcggccacgtctccctctccctctcgccttCCTCCTGCAGGCACACCCCCTCCTCGGCCACGCTCGATCTCCTCATCCTCCTGCTCGTGCTCTTctccctcgccttcctcctcgcctcCTCGCTCGCCCACGTCTCGCGCTCGCTCTCCCCGCTCCTCgcgtcgccgcccgccgccgcggcgctggcctccgccgccgcggccctgccCTACTTCGCTGCCGGCCTCCCCTacgtcgccgccgccgcggtgCTCGCCACGGCCGCCTTCCTGTCCTGCCgacgcctccctcgccgccgctgccgcaaCCCGCGCTGCCGCGGGCTTCGGAAGGCGCTCGAGTTCGATGTCCAGCTCCAGAGCGAGGAGGCCGTGCGGGCTGGCGGCGGGAGCACCGTTGGCGGCGCCGACGCCGCCATGTGGCGCGAGATCGAGACCTTGCCGTGGAAAGGGGGGCAGAGCGGGAACAATCCGGACTATGAGTGCCTTCGCGCAGAGCTCCGCCGGATGGCGCCGCCCAACGGCCGCGCTGTCCTGCTCTTCCGCAACCGTTGTGGCTGCCCGGTGGCCAAGCTCGAGGGCTGGGGCACCCCCAAAAGCAAGCGTCGGAATAAGAA gGGCACGCAAGGTTCTTCACTGGACGGAGGGGTGCGATAA